In Streptomyces sp. P3, one DNA window encodes the following:
- a CDS encoding tyrosine-type recombinase/integrase: MTLHTEKAVSPTTGDITWLLVDEETYAPHPEAREFSLYLRGAGRSPQTQRAYIPRIGRFLNWCADRGIDWRTVRLGDLSLFKFYVERTPTQYGRPPSGKTVNATLTAVCEFLRYCAVQGHVDHEVAARLSEPRFLAHAPVGFDPGEGGQHLMVKARVLKAPEIERAPQTLTGVQTEQVIDAAHTARDRLLLTVLVEAGLRIGEALGLRREDMHLLPDSTHLGCRTGGAHLHVRPRQNNENGARAKAGRHRAVPLAQTAVHRYREYLAEREDVPGAAGCDYVFVNLVGGWAGRPMSYSNAKQVIERIGDRCGLRARPHMMRHTAATRWIRSGVAPDVVQTLLGHASSASTAVYLHAQDEDLRSAVDSLTLEIAR, translated from the coding sequence ATGACGTTACACACAGAGAAGGCCGTATCGCCCACCACCGGCGACATCACCTGGCTCCTGGTCGACGAGGAGACGTACGCGCCTCATCCCGAGGCCCGCGAGTTCTCCCTGTATCTGCGCGGAGCCGGTCGATCGCCACAGACACAGCGCGCGTACATCCCCAGAATCGGCCGCTTCCTCAACTGGTGCGCGGATCGAGGCATCGACTGGAGGACCGTCCGGCTCGGGGACTTGAGTCTGTTCAAGTTCTACGTCGAACGGACACCGACCCAGTACGGGCGGCCTCCGTCCGGCAAGACGGTCAACGCCACACTCACCGCGGTGTGCGAGTTCCTCCGCTACTGCGCGGTCCAGGGACATGTGGATCACGAGGTCGCGGCGCGTCTCAGCGAGCCGCGCTTCCTCGCCCACGCCCCGGTCGGCTTCGATCCTGGCGAGGGCGGCCAGCACCTGATGGTCAAAGCCCGCGTCCTGAAGGCGCCGGAGATCGAGCGGGCACCACAGACGCTCACCGGCGTCCAGACGGAGCAGGTCATCGACGCCGCTCACACTGCGCGTGACCGGCTGCTGCTGACCGTCCTGGTGGAAGCGGGCCTCCGTATCGGCGAAGCCCTCGGACTGCGGCGCGAGGACATGCATCTGCTCCCCGACTCCACGCACCTCGGCTGCCGGACAGGTGGCGCCCACCTGCACGTCCGCCCCCGCCAGAACAACGAGAACGGGGCACGTGCGAAGGCCGGCCGGCACCGTGCAGTGCCCCTCGCTCAGACCGCCGTTCACCGGTACCGCGAGTATCTGGCCGAGCGGGAAGATGTACCCGGAGCGGCAGGCTGTGACTACGTATTCGTGAATCTCGTCGGCGGCTGGGCGGGCCGTCCGATGTCGTACTCGAACGCGAAACAGGTCATCGAGCGCATCGGTGACCGTTGCGGCCTGCGCGCCCGGCCGCACATGATGCGGCACACAGCGGCAACCCGCTGGATCCGCAGCGGCGTGGCGCCCGATGTCGTACAGACCTTGCTGGGGCATGCGTCGTCGGCCAGCACGGCTGTCTATCTCCACGCTCAGGACGAGGACCTTCGATCGGCCGTCGACAGCCTCACCCTGGAAATCGCGCGATGA
- a CDS encoding glycoside hydrolase domain-containing protein, whose product MAEHRQSRKRRYITWGVAGAAVLAGAGIAAQTSMAATVWPAQKTYTGRAFDACTAPSLAAMKAWKTDGYYGGAAVYIGGKNRGCAQPNLTASWVKSVNTLGWKLIPLYVGAQPPCQTGSSPEKITASTATSLGATDAADAVTKASALGMKAGSPVYLDMEAYDITNKSCNDAVLAYVRSFSKTLRAKTYRAGYYGFSSSSAKAIATATNKTDLPGNLWYALWDKKDTTTTDWPWGATQFTGHSRGHQYLVNSKETRGGYTITVDRDSWDAPVALVG is encoded by the coding sequence ATGGCCGAGCACCGGCAGTCCAGGAAGCGCAGATACATCACGTGGGGCGTCGCCGGCGCGGCCGTCCTCGCGGGGGCCGGGATAGCGGCTCAGACCTCGATGGCGGCCACCGTCTGGCCCGCCCAGAAGACGTACACCGGGCGCGCCTTCGACGCCTGCACCGCGCCTTCGCTTGCCGCGATGAAGGCGTGGAAGACCGACGGTTACTACGGGGGCGCCGCCGTCTACATCGGCGGCAAGAACCGCGGTTGCGCGCAGCCCAACCTGACCGCGTCCTGGGTGAAGTCGGTCAACACGCTCGGCTGGAAGCTCATCCCCCTCTACGTGGGCGCGCAACCGCCGTGCCAGACCGGCTCCAGCCCCGAGAAGATCACCGCCTCCACGGCCACCTCCCTGGGCGCGACCGACGCGGCGGACGCCGTCACCAAGGCGTCCGCTCTCGGCATGAAGGCGGGCAGCCCGGTCTACCTCGACATGGAGGCGTACGACATCACGAACAAGTCGTGCAACGACGCCGTGCTGGCCTACGTCCGCTCCTTCAGCAAGACGCTGCGCGCCAAGACGTACCGGGCCGGCTACTACGGGTTCAGCAGCTCCAGCGCCAAGGCGATCGCCACCGCGACGAACAAGACGGACCTGCCGGGCAACCTCTGGTACGCGCTGTGGGACAAGAAGGACACCACGACCACGGACTGGCCGTGGGGCGCCACCCAGTTCACCGGCCACAGCCGCGGCCACCAGTACCTGGTCAACAGCAAGGAGACCCGCGGCGGTTACACGATCACCGTGGACCGCGACTCCTGGGACGCGCCGGTCGCCCTGGTCGGCTGA
- a CDS encoding SurA N-terminal domain-containing protein → MHRRRRTALLLSAAIAAAPLLTACGNDAHPGAAAVVGGQRITVAQLESRVDEVRAAQRAAVTDDTQYAQAVGQTGGLARDTLHGMVLDRVLHRAAEDAGITVTPREVQEMRTGLEQQAGGAKGLETAWLQQYGIPAQRLDENLRLQLEAQKLAAQLGTNTSQPAFWNALSKASTSLGVDLNPRYGSWDEQKVARVDAKTPWVREVTATGTKQTT, encoded by the coding sequence TTGCACCGCCGTCGTCGCACCGCGCTCCTGCTGTCCGCCGCGATCGCGGCGGCCCCTCTCCTCACCGCCTGCGGCAACGACGCGCATCCGGGCGCGGCGGCCGTCGTGGGCGGTCAGCGGATCACCGTCGCGCAGCTGGAGAGCCGGGTGGACGAGGTGCGCGCCGCGCAGCGCGCGGCCGTCACCGACGACACCCAGTACGCGCAGGCCGTCGGTCAGACCGGCGGGCTCGCCCGGGACACCCTGCACGGCATGGTCCTCGACCGGGTGCTGCACCGCGCCGCCGAGGACGCGGGCATCACGGTCACCCCCCGCGAGGTCCAGGAGATGCGGACCGGCCTGGAACAGCAGGCGGGCGGTGCGAAGGGCCTGGAGACGGCGTGGCTGCAGCAGTACGGCATCCCGGCGCAGCGCCTCGACGAGAACCTCCGCCTCCAGCTGGAGGCCCAGAAACTCGCCGCCCAGCTCGGCACGAACACCAGCCAGCCCGCCTTCTGGAACGCCCTGTCCAAGGCGTCCACGTCCCTCGGCGTCGACCTCAACCCGCGCTACGGCAGCTGGGACGAGCAGAAGGTCGCCCGCGTCGACGCGAAGACCCCGTGGGTGCGGGAGGTCACGGCGACCGGGACCAAGCAGACGACATGA
- a CDS encoding nucleoside triphosphate pyrophosphohydrolase yields the protein MNAISSADADVAVPAPGRVVLLTTSHRVAPGLLSWPAWQALRAADRVLCADGAHPQLPYLRDAGIAVEETSPTAEELVAACAGGRTAVVVATGDGEPALTDGLARLAGSGRVSMPELELLPASYDLPGARLLDLVQVMDRIRDECPWSSQQTHQGLAKYAMEEAYELVEAIEDGDRDELREELGDVLLQVVFHARIAEEDEESPFSVDDVAGTIVAKLVHRHPHVFGDATATTPEEVKEHWLRTKAVEKRRASVTDGVPLHQPSLALAAKLTARARTAGLDVPLPTAEGVGYELLALAARAESEGVDPEAALRAAARAYRDAIRVTEGLPDRPSPSPSASSGGGE from the coding sequence GTGAACGCAATCAGCTCCGCCGATGCCGACGTCGCAGTCCCCGCCCCGGGTCGCGTCGTCCTGCTCACCACCAGCCACCGCGTCGCCCCCGGTCTGCTCTCCTGGCCCGCCTGGCAGGCCCTGCGCGCGGCGGACCGGGTGCTGTGCGCGGACGGCGCGCACCCGCAGCTGCCCTATCTGCGGGACGCGGGCATAGCCGTCGAGGAGACCTCCCCGACCGCCGAGGAACTGGTCGCCGCCTGCGCCGGCGGCCGCACCGCGGTGGTGGTGGCGACCGGCGATGGCGAGCCGGCCCTCACGGACGGTCTGGCCCGGCTGGCGGGCTCCGGCCGGGTGTCGATGCCGGAGCTGGAGCTCCTTCCCGCCTCCTACGACCTCCCCGGCGCCCGCCTGCTCGACCTCGTCCAGGTCATGGACCGCATCCGCGACGAGTGCCCGTGGTCCTCGCAGCAGACCCACCAGGGCCTGGCGAAGTACGCGATGGAGGAGGCGTACGAGCTGGTCGAGGCGATCGAGGACGGCGACCGCGACGAACTCCGCGAGGAGCTGGGCGACGTCCTGCTGCAGGTGGTCTTCCACGCCCGTATCGCCGAGGAGGACGAGGAGTCCCCGTTCTCCGTCGACGACGTCGCGGGCACGATCGTCGCCAAACTCGTCCACCGCCACCCCCATGTCTTCGGCGACGCCACCGCCACCACACCGGAGGAGGTCAAGGAGCACTGGCTGCGCACGAAGGCGGTCGAGAAGCGCCGGGCTTCGGTGACCGACGGCGTTCCGCTCCACCAGCCCTCGCTGGCTCTCGCGGCGAAGCTGACCGCGCGGGCCCGGACGGCGGGGCTGGACGTACCGCTGCCGACCGCCGAGGGCGTCGGCTACGAACTGCTCGCCCTCGCCGCCAGGGCCGAGTCGGAGGGAGTGGACCCGGAGGCGGCGCTGCGGGCGGCGGCCCGGGCCTACCGGGACGCGATCAGGGTCACCGAAGGCCTCCCCGACCGCCCGTCCCCGTCCCCGTCCGCGTCCTCGGGCGGGGGAGAGTGA
- a CDS encoding cytochrome P450: MPPAPLLFTWEFATDPYPAYAWLREHAPVHRTALPSGVEAWLVTRYADAKQALADPRLSKNPAHHDEPAHARGRTGIPGERKAELMTHLLNIDPPDHTRLRRLVSKAFTPRRVAEFAPRVQELTDRLIDRFAAEGRADLIHDFAFPLPIYAICDLLGVPEEDQDDFRDWAGMMIRHGGGPRGGVARSVKKMRGYLLELIHRKRAALPAEPAPGEDLISGLIRAFDHGEHLTENEAAAMAFILLFAGFETTVNLIGNGMYALLTHSAQREALQRSLTEDGGDHALLATGVEELLRYDGPVELATWRFATEPVVIGGQDIAPGDPVLVVLAAADRDPARFTDPDTLDLARRDNQHLGYGHGIHYCLGAPLARLEGQTALATLLTRLPDLRLAVEPAELRWRGGLIMRGLRTLPVEFAPVSGPRSGV; this comes from the coding sequence GTGCCGCCCGCGCCTTTGCTCTTCACCTGGGAGTTCGCCACCGACCCCTACCCGGCCTACGCCTGGCTGCGGGAGCACGCCCCGGTGCACCGGACCGCGTTGCCGAGCGGGGTCGAGGCCTGGCTGGTCACCCGGTACGCCGACGCCAAGCAGGCTCTCGCCGACCCCCGGCTGTCCAAGAACCCCGCACATCATGACGAACCCGCCCACGCCAGGGGCAGGACCGGCATCCCCGGGGAGCGCAAGGCCGAGCTGATGACGCATCTGCTCAACATCGACCCGCCGGACCACACCCGGCTGAGGCGGCTCGTGAGCAAGGCCTTCACCCCGCGTCGCGTCGCCGAGTTCGCGCCGCGCGTGCAGGAGTTGACGGACCGGCTGATCGACCGGTTCGCCGCCGAGGGCCGGGCCGACCTCATCCACGACTTCGCCTTCCCCCTCCCCATCTACGCCATCTGCGACCTGCTGGGCGTTCCCGAGGAGGACCAGGACGACTTCCGCGACTGGGCCGGGATGATGATCCGGCACGGCGGGGGCCCCAGGGGAGGCGTCGCCCGGTCGGTCAAGAAGATGCGCGGCTACCTGCTGGAGCTCATCCACCGCAAACGCGCCGCACTCCCCGCCGAACCCGCCCCGGGCGAGGACCTCATCTCCGGTCTGATCCGCGCCTTTGACCACGGGGAACACCTCACGGAGAACGAGGCCGCCGCCATGGCCTTCATCCTGCTGTTCGCCGGCTTCGAGACGACCGTGAACCTCATCGGGAACGGCATGTACGCCCTCCTGACCCATTCCGCCCAGCGCGAGGCCCTGCAGCGGTCCCTCACGGAGGACGGCGGCGACCACGCCCTGCTCGCCACCGGCGTCGAGGAACTGCTCCGCTACGACGGGCCCGTCGAACTCGCCACCTGGCGGTTCGCGACCGAGCCGGTCGTCATCGGCGGCCAGGACATCGCGCCCGGCGATCCCGTCCTCGTCGTGCTGGCCGCCGCCGACCGCGATCCGGCCCGCTTCACCGACCCCGACACCCTCGACCTCGCCCGCCGTGACAACCAGCACCTCGGCTACGGCCACGGCATCCACTACTGCCTGGGCGCCCCGCTGGCCCGGCTTGAGGGCCAGACCGCGCTGGCCACTCTGCTCACCCGGCTTCCCGACCTTCGACTGGCGGTGGAACCAGCCGAGTTGAGGTGGCGCGGCGGCCTCATCATGCGCGGCCTGCGCACGCTGCCGGTCGAGTTCGCCCCGGTGTCCGGCCCGCGCTCCGGCGTCTGA
- a CDS encoding transglycosylase family protein has product MLSGNGRHRRPRQAPALLVAAGVTGSAIAIPLFAASGASAADGTVWDKVAQCETGGSWSADGVGGESGGLSLTQQDWNAYGGLDYAASPDLASRNQQIAVAQKVLAAKGVGAWGTCGLTSGLTKENGALAVDTGVAGDSSESSGSSGLSDLSRGLSGSSGSSSSSDSGGSTGSGDSSGSTGSSDSPDSSGDSTSSPSASPSSPSSPSAVTGDSDGAGRQGGPRAADGSPTGTPEAVNPDKSGQEAGSWNLVDTGSLGSGRHRGTTADEPAAKGADIEAGGASTASAGRHAAATYVVQEGDSLASIADSLGLHGGWRALYAENKDVIGADPSDIAPGQTLDTGVQ; this is encoded by the coding sequence ATGCTCTCCGGGAACGGTCGTCACCGTCGCCCCCGCCAGGCCCCCGCGCTGCTCGTCGCGGCCGGGGTGACCGGCTCCGCCATCGCCATCCCGCTGTTCGCCGCCTCCGGCGCGAGCGCCGCGGACGGCACGGTGTGGGACAAGGTGGCGCAGTGCGAGACCGGGGGCTCGTGGAGTGCCGACGGAGTCGGCGGCGAGTCCGGCGGCCTGAGCCTCACCCAGCAGGACTGGAACGCCTACGGCGGACTCGACTACGCGGCGAGCCCCGACCTGGCCAGCCGCAACCAGCAGATCGCCGTGGCGCAGAAGGTGCTCGCGGCCAAGGGCGTAGGCGCGTGGGGCACGTGCGGGCTGACCTCCGGGCTCACCAAGGAGAACGGCGCGCTGGCCGTGGACACCGGAGTGGCGGGCGATTCGTCGGAATCATCCGGCTCCTCGGGTTTGTCCGACCTGTCCAGGGGGTTGTCGGGTTCGTCGGGCTCGTCGAGCTCCTCGGATTCCGGCGGCTCGACCGGCTCCGGCGACTCCAGCGGTTCGACCGGGTCGTCCGACTCGCCTGACTCGTCCGGTGATTCCACGAGTTCACCCTCGGCGTCACCTTCGTCCCCTTCGTCACCATCGGCCGTCACGGGCGACTCCGACGGCGCCGGCCGTCAGGGAGGCCCGCGGGCGGCCGACGGCTCGCCCACGGGGACACCGGAAGCGGTCAACCCGGACAAGTCGGGCCAGGAGGCGGGTTCCTGGAACCTCGTCGACACCGGTTCCCTCGGCTCCGGCCGCCATCGCGGCACCACGGCCGACGAGCCGGCGGCCAAGGGTGCCGACATCGAGGCGGGCGGTGCGTCCACCGCCTCCGCGGGCCGGCACGCCGCGGCCACCTATGTGGTCCAGGAGGGCGACTCCCTCGCCTCCATCGCCGACTCCCTTGGCCTCCACGGCGGATGGCGTGCCCTCTACGCCGAGAACAAGGACGTCATCGGCGCCGATCCGAGCGACATCGCTCCCGGTCAGACCCTCGACACAGGGGTCCAATAG